A genomic stretch from Erigeron canadensis isolate Cc75 chromosome 9, C_canadensis_v1, whole genome shotgun sequence includes:
- the LOC122581331 gene encoding helicase protein MOM1-like isoform X1 — protein MAKKRNASNALVSGSAEASGLRRSGRETLSKKQATAGPSNTRNLEESEQPSPNPSPAKKKPENIENPTRPSPLRRSDRGKKMAEVSGLPDIKSKKKKSANSATHCAGDVNEVKENGRQDSNVSDRKRKRFTIHHYKASFRPQRKRFDIVEHKDTEEGKDKSPQANISNNEDMDKDLKSLKVADQTVAADSECQQMNSFTEGPKVSLSSRRVQGIPDKDQKMFLAGSSMVLQQVDHIGCPSRTKSNDGKFSEIGNAEMDTKSNDAKFTESGNVEKEIGDNLSLSNKKLADGDNHISNTSSFMVNHDLENHQECDSCDKVTSTCKADAVMVNAENDYAATSLQNSGSTYISSKFVEFWVPVQISNVQLEQYCATLLSKAMNLQSCSKDTLGALSDVFVSNQKCCNHPFLVDPDIENLITKDLEPSMMFDASIKASGKLCFLDHILPEVRKRQQRVLVLFQPTRGPLNKKVSIGSILEDYVVRRFGQESYEIVDGSTSSKKQAASNKFNREMSRFIFLLESRACSQSIKLSSVDIIIIFDSDLIPATDLRALQKVNIDSQSEPIMIFRLYSSSTLEEKILKLAEQNVAIDIRSQTLRSNYDALLTWGAPELFNKLTEFHTASLWNISSDGSLTNDAVEEFLNIVSHKSKSRDSVKSLITGVQNFGIYGKNIPLHSAIKTHLSHGEHPHVFWRNLLEGRNPLWKFIPESTPRQRKRPIYSSDSDKESGMDGGGVKTRRRTVISTIEQGQWKPTIEGGSSGIYEGGSVPPVHNESQSSSGVPTAVINDTSLHDLLKPTVSELCSVLKFSEDVTVIVERFLKFVLEKFRVSKEHTSALHAFMISLCWVGASLAQYNIDRRESFALAAKFLNFSCSYEEADKVHKKLEQGAKDLFLQHTEILDALEECIRKPQENVEGRTISTDTLHAAEGNNEVSHNDVGSYVDSAEASTPADKYNEKNIENNNTRPYTSSHAFEDHDDLCGSKNNNRNNSLSADVSLHKTASVQPSGMPPSDNTMERVLEVENMFHQFQQPLDTGVQDKNGQTDLISLSETTTAHHESSNEDLSRKVQNEIDEFNKDWDEKRAIIENEYNVDGAITRILYKNNPSVRSEKLNMSKKKYIDKLNEHERLKEIHLKDLKAKLLPVNEELPLHVSQHEVAPSLCENPIEAQSHDEPDHDANVSIPNVTEGDDADKVESTRSHTPDKQMADASVSKEPVGEIPAQQNDDMAVADLTVLSEPVTEIPAQRHDDMTHDVAVETFLTEMEVPLVDSNKEHAHLGGNCPDRSHASGDCDETTPNDVVPDVDLQEMRMPGGSCDKENAEDRIISPDTLHAAEGNNEVSHNDVGSHVHSAEASTPADKIESASSHTPDKQTADATVPSEPVAEILAQQNDDMEIDMAVDDATVLCKLVSEVPARQLDDMMGDMAVNTDLSEMEMLLVDSNKEHASLGGNCLDRSHAREDGDKTAPNDVVPDVNSEEMGMPDGNCEQESAEDRTISADTLHAAEGNNEVSHTDVGSHVDSAQALKPADNYNEENIGDNDARPDTSSHAFEDNDDLCGSNNNNSLSADVLSDKTLLVRASPTPPSDHTMQTILEIENVSQQVQQPPDTGVQDKDGQVDLSSLAETTTGQPGEITLEDSPLDSHNEMMLPSSTYPLVLQNHSNILPPSGLFVEHSTEPTVIVSQSGESLEEHPIAAETLLGEHESNLPSSDAPPLPSPINPIDRSNFLNQVGARTPNYGDPLQVEEEQLRIENHNVTQSYEVNRQRLNSDCEKEIKEAIAQICLKYEAMQKEADAAFHAKRKELDTYLKRVLMNKILASAFRAKCQDLTPPVRFGMQQVSQPGLMQQLHRVSGPSSVRLSPVIASTSSGQASGSQQTTPPPSLPRSLPPQPPLQIVHHPEALFSSTPSRSQHCTNLRAPSTSSIRPSPNTNPPINSISTRPLANIDPTSPSTAPTRPPPIANTIPPTTPTTNRPPPVINTITPSTTPTTGRLAPGINSISPSSTPTNSRPQPFSRPNIPSSTSNRPSPGVNPVNSSSTQNRSPYIINTADMSAANLRINAETRGQNSLVRPVANDEATPRTQSMPGSEIRSGAPPMRSAVSSEFRAPAPHMRSMASSGIRAPAPHMRSFRSTSEFATQQGTPQGPHNRPLRSQSLVPSSSQQLLPSTSSMHPHPSNYIPLQRIPSSGGPSLTSTGNSNVVMDNDARFPTPPDLSQSNFMDLTNVYQEGATRSSGHDLVCLSDDE, from the exons ATGGCAAAGAAGAGAAATGCATCCAATGCTTTAGTGTCAGGATCAGCTGAAGCTTCGGGTTTAAGAAGGTCAGGTAGAGAAACTCTATCCAAGAAACAAGCCACTGCTGGTCCTTCAAATACTCGAAATCTAGAAGAGAGTGAACAGCCATCACCAAATCCATCTCCAGCTAAGAAAAAACCAGAGAATATTGAAAATCCGACGCGACCAAGTCCTTTGAGGAGGTCTGATAGAGGCAAAAAGATGGCTGAGGTTTCTGGTTTACCGGACATTaagtcaaagaaaaagaaaagcgCAAACAGTGCAACGCATTGTGCAGGGGATGTTAACGAAGTTAAGGAAAATGGAAGGCAGGATTCAAATGTGAGTGATAGGAAAAGGAAGAGATTCACCATTCATCATTATAAAGCCTCATTCCGACCTCAACGAAAACGATTTGATATAG TTGAACACAAGGATACAGAAGAAGGGAAAGACAAGTCACCTCAGGCAAATATTAGCAATAACGAAG ACATGGACAAGGACCTGAAAAGCCTAAAAGTAGCTGATCAAACTGTAGCTGCAGATTCTGAATGTCAGCAGATGAACAGTTTTACAGAAGGTCCTAAAGTGTCACTAAGTAGCAGAAGAGTTCAAGGGATTCCTGATAAAGATCAAAAAATGTTTTTGGCAGGAAGTTCGATGGTTTTGCAACAAGTAGATCATATAGGCTGTCCCTCAcgaacaaaatcaaatgatggcAAGTTCAGTGAAATTGGTAATGCGGAAATGGATACAAAATCAAACGATGCGAAGTTTACTGAAAGTGGTAATGTGGAGAAAGAGATTGGGGACAATTTATCACTATCTAATAAGAAATTAGCTGATGGTGATAACCACATCTCTAACACATCATCATTTAT GGTCAACCATGATTTAGAGAATCACCAGGAATGTGACTCCTGTGACAAG GTAACAAGCACATGCAAAGCAGATGCTGTTATGGTGAATGCAGAAAATGATTATGCTGCTACCAGTTTGCAGAATTCTGGAAGTACGTACATCTCTTCAAAGTTTGTAGAATTTTGGGTTCCTGTTCAGATATCAAATGTTCAGCTTGAGCAGTATTGTGCTACCCTGCTTTCTAAAGCTATGAATCTTCAATCGTGCTCAAAAGATACTCTTGGGGCCCTTAGTGATGTATTTGTCTCCAACCAGAAG TGCTGTAATCACCCCTTCCTCGTGGATCCAGATATTGAAAACCTGATTACGAAGGATCTTGAACCTAGTATGATGTTTGATGCTAGCATAAAAGCAAGCGGCAAACTATGTTTTCTTGACCACATACTGCCAGAGGTTAGAAAACGTCAACAAAGAGTGCTAGTTCTTTTCCAG CCTACACGTGGCCCCTTAAATAAGAAAGTTTCCATTGGAAGCATACTAGAAGATTATGTCGTTCGGCGATTTGGTCAAGAATCTTATGAAATTGTGGATGGGTCTACCTCGTCGAAAAAGCAAGCTGCTTCAAACAAATTCAATAGAGAAATGAGTAGATTTATCTTCTTACTAGAGTCTCGTGCGTGTAGTCAGAGCATCAAATTATCGTCCGtagatattataattatatttgacAGCGATTTGATTCCCGCAACTGATCTAAGGGCATTGCAAAAAGTAAATATTGATTCTCAGTCAGAACCTATAATGATTTTCCGCTTATATTCTTCATCCACGCTGGAAGAGAAAATACTTAAACTTGCTGAGCAAAATGTGGCTATTGATATCCGATCGCAGACTTTAAGGAGTAATTATGATGCCTTACTCACTTGGGGGGCGCCAGAGTTGTTCAACAAACTCACTGAGTTTCATACTGCATCTCTCTGGAACATCTCCTCTGATGGTTCCTTAACTAATGATGCGGTGGAGGAGTTTTTAAACATAGTGTCTCACAAATCCAAAAGCAGGGATTCAGTTAAATCACTGATCACAGGAGTTCAAAATTTTGGAATCTATGGTAAAAATATCCCTTTGCATAGTGCGATAAAAACCCACTTATCACATGGGGAGCATCCTCATGTATTTTGGAGAAATTTGTTGGAAGGACGGAATCCACTTTGGAAATTTATACCTGAGTCGACCCCACGGCAAAGAAAACGGCCCATTTACTCTTCGGACTCAGACAAAGAAAGTGGTATGGATGGTGGTGGAGTTAAGACACGTCGGAGGACGGTGATTAGTACCATTGAGCAAGGTCAGTGGAAGCCTACAATTGAAGGGGGGTCTAGTGGGATATATGAAG GGGGTTCTGTGCCTCCAGTCCATAACGAGTCTCAATCATCCTCTGGTGTTCCTACAGCAGTCATTAATGATACGAGTCTTCATGATCTCTTAAAGCCTACTGTGTCTGAGCTCTGTAGTGTTCTTAAATTCTCG GAGGATGTCACAGTCATAGTTGAAAGATTTCTTAAATTTGTGCTTGAGAAATTTCGTGTTAGCAAGGAACACACAAGTGCATTACACGCTTTTATGATATCACTG TGTTGGGTCGGTGCTTCATTGGCGCAATACAATATTGATAGGAGAGAGTCCTTTGCTCTTGCAGCGAAGTTCTTGAATTTCAGCTGCTCATATGAAGAAGCAGACAAGGTACACAAAAAGTTGGAACAAGGAGCAAAAGATTTATTCTTACAGCACACAGAAATACTTGATGCCTTAGAAGAGTGTATTCGCAAACCTCAAGAGAATGTTGAAGGTAGGACTATAAGCACTGATACGTTACATGCCGCCGAAGGCAACAATGAAGTCAGTCATAATGATGTGGGGTCATATGTGGACTCAGCTGAGGCGTCAACACCAGCTGACAAGTACAATGAAAAGAATATTGAGAATAACAATACTAGGCCTTATACATCATCACATGCATTTGAAGACCATGATGACCTTTGTGGTTCTAAGAATAATAATCGTAATAATTCACTATCTGCAGATGTATCACTGCACAAAACTGCTTCCGTTCAGCCATCTGGTATGCCGCCTTCAGATAATACAATGGAAAGAGTTCTG GAAGTTGAAAACATGTTTCATCAATTTCAACAACCTCTAGACACCGGAGTTCAAGATAAAAACGGGCAAACTGATCTTATCTCATTATCTGAAACTACTACAGCTCATCATGAATCATCTAATGAAGATCTTTCTAGAAAGGTCCAAAACGAGATCGATGAGTTTAACAAAGACTGGGATGAGAAAAGGGCAATTATAGAGAATGAGTACAATGTGGATGGAGCAATTACTCGCATTCTGTATAAAAATAATCCCTCTGTAAGATCAGAAAAGCTAAATATgtcaaaaaagaaatatattgaCAAATTGAATGAACACGAAAGATTGAAGGAGATTCACCTCAAAGATCTAAAAGCAAAACTACTGCCAGTTAATGAGGAACTTCCTTTACATGTGTCCCAACATGAGGTGGCCCCTAGTTTATGTGAAAACCCGATCGAAGCACAAAGTCATGATGAACCTGATCATGATGCTAATGTTAGTATCCCAAATGTGACGGAAGGTGATGATGCTGATAAAGTTGAGTCTACACGCTCTCATACCCCTGATAAACAGATGGCTGATGCGTCTGTATCAAAGGAACCAGTTGGAGAAATACCAGCACAACAAAATGATGACATGGCTGTAGCTGATTTAACAGTATTAAGTGAACCTGTTACAGAAATTCCAGCTCAACGGCATGATGACATGACACATGATGTGGCTGTCGAAACTTTCTTGACTGAGATGGAAGTTCCGCTAGTTGATTCCAACAAAGAACATGCTCATTTAGGCGGTAACTGTCCTGACAGGTCACATGCCAGCGGAGATTGCGACGAGACTACTCCCAATGATGTGGTGCCAGATGTCGACTTGCAGGAGATGAGAATGCCAGGTGGAAGCTGTGACAAGGAGAATGCTGAAGACAGGATTATAAGCCCAGATACATTACATGCCGCTGAAGGCAACAATGAAGTCAGTCATAATGATGTGGGGTCACATGTGCACTCAGCTGAGGCGTCAACCCCAGCTGATAAAATTGAGTCTGCAAGTTCTCATACCCCTGATAAACAGACAGCTGATGCGACTGTCCCAAGTGAACCAGTTGCAGAAATACTAGCACAACAAAATGATGACATGGAGATTGACATGGCAGTAGATGATGCAACAGTATTATGTAAGCTTGTGTCAGAGGTTCCTGCTCGACAGCTTGATGACATGATGGGTGATATGGCGGTAAATACTGACTTGAGTGAGATGGAAATGTTGCTAGTTGATTCCAACAAAGAGCATGCTAGTTTAGGCGGTAACTGTCTTGACAGGTCACATGCCAGAGAAGATGGGGACAAGACTGCTCCCAATGATGTGGTGCCAGATGTCAACTCTGAGGAGATGGGAATGCCAGATGGAAACTGTGAACAAGAGAGTGCTGAAGATAGGACTATTAGCGCTGATACATTACATGCTGCTGAGGGCAACAATGAAGTCAGTCATACTGATGTGGGGTCACATGTGGACTCAGCTCAGGCGTTAAAGCCAGCCGACAACTACAATGAAGAGAATATTGGAGATAACGATGCCAGGCCTGATACATCATCACATGCATTTGAAGACAATGATGATCTGTGTggttctaataataataattcactATCTGCAGATGTATTATCGGACAAAACTCTTTTGGTTCGTGCATCTCCTACGCCGCCTTCAGATCATACAATGCAAACAATTCTG GAAATTGAAAACGTGTCTCAGCAAGTTCAACAACCTCCAGACACTGGAGTTCAAGATAAAGACGGGCAAGTTGATCTTAGCTCGTTAGCTGAAACTACTACTGGTCAACCTGGTGAAATCACTCTAGAAGACTCGCCACTTGATTCTCATAATGAAATGATGTTGCCGTCATCCACATATCCACTGGTTCTTCAGAATCACTCTAATATTCTTCCACCGAGTGGGCTTTTTGTTGAACATTCAACCGAGCCGACCGTTATTGTGTCACAATCTGGAGAAAGTTTGGAAGAGCATCCTATTGCTGCTGAGACACTTCTTGGGGAACATGAGTCTAATTTGCCTTCATCTGATGCACCGCCACTGCCATCACCCATTAATCCCATAGATAGGTCCAATTTCCTCAACCAAGTGGGGGCACGAACGCCAAATTATGGCGATCCACTTCAAGTCGAAGAGGAGCAGTTACGTATAGAAAATCATAATGTCACCCAGTCCTATGAGGTCAAT AGACAAAGACTAAACTCTGATTGTGAAAAGGAAATTAAAGAAGCGATTGCTCAAATATGTCTCAAATATGAAGCTATGCAAAAAGAAGCAGATGCAGCTTTCCACGCAAAAAGGAAGGAACTTGATACCTATCTTAAGAGAGTGCTCATGAATAAGATATTAGCCTCGGCTTTCCGGGCTAAGTGCCAAGATCTTACTCCTCCCGTACGTTTCGGAATGCAGCAAG TGTCTCAACCTGGATTAATGCAGCAACTGCATAGGGTCTCTGGACCGTCTTCTGTGAGGCTTTCCCCTGTCATTGCTTCAACATCGTCTGGCCAAGCTTCTGGAAGCCAGCAGACCACACCACCACCTTCACTGCCGAGGTCACTGCCACCGCAACCGCCCCTTCAGATTGTTCACCATCCAGAAGCTCTCTTCTCGAGCACACCAAGCCGATCACAACATTGCACCAACCTCCGAGCTCCTTCCACTTCATCCATCAGGCCATCACCTAATACTAACCCTCCCATCAACAGCATTTCGACTAGACCTTTGGCTAACATAGATCCCACTAGCCCTTCTACTGCGCCTACAAGACCACCGCCTATTGCTAACACAATTCCCCCAACCACACCTACCACTAATAGACCGCCACCTGTCATTAACACAATTACCCCCTCAACCACACCTACCACTGGCAGACTGGCACCTGGCATCAACTCAATTTCCCCTTCAAGCACACCTACTAATAGCCGACCACAACCTTTCAGCAGACCAAATATCCCTTCAAGTACGTCAAACCGTCCATCCCCTGGCGTCAACCCGGTTAATTCCTCTAGCACTCAAAACAGATCACCATACATTATCAACACTGCCGACATGTCTGCTGCGAATCTACGAATAAATGCCGAAACCCGTGGTCAAAACTCACTTGTTAGGCCTGTAGCAAATGATGAAGCAACTCCGCGTACGCAATCCATGCCTGGCAGTGAAATCCGTTCTGGGGCCCCACCTATGCGATCTGCAGTCAGTAGTGAATTCCGTGCTCCGGCCCCACATATGCGATCTATGGCCAGCAGCGGAATTCGTGCCCCAGCCCCCCATATGCGATCATTTAGATCTACATCTGAATTTGCAACTCAGCAAGGGACGCCTCAAGGTCCGCATAATCGACCACTCAGATCCCAATCGCTGGTCCCATCATCCTCGCAACAATTGCTGCCAAGCACCTCATCTATGCATCCCCATCCTTCGAACTACATACCATTACAACGAATTCCATCGAGTGGAGGACCATCATTGACGTCTACTGGTAATTCGAATGTCGTTATGGATAATGATGCTCGTTTTCCAACGCCACCTGACTTATCACAGTCTAACTTTATGGACCTAACCAATGTCTACCAAGAGGGCGCTACACGCTCTTCTGGCCATGATCTTGTTTGTTTGTCCGATGATGAGTAA